One Cryptococcus neoformans var. grubii H99 chromosome 3, complete sequence genomic region harbors:
- a CDS encoding protein STU1 — MPKTLTESEIEATLAKLKAADPDKKVDIIQFFGLQLEDVEELPANVIDPFLLILPPLIRTPHSLLLSSVLSSFLPYFLPLIPKHPTTHLRLALLQVLPALLEKLNDAKERIHSAASNAIVILGELSWEAEPPVPASNLNSSGSLKAGSLSSSTTTKSKPHETLPHLWERHLKDVLQGKAWRSKVEGMKVLTKVRSKEGAKMGLKAWLGILVDLLEDGDGNVRDQARETVVELLSPSSTPPAARSEFKRLLVARNVRKTIADDIITRILSGEGSDRSTPAVVNPEVGKEEGASKSGAATPALSQADDVDVVYIASPQDLEREFHSMLPFFEGKETEENWAPRERSIVRIRGMMKGQAHVKYQAAFIAGLKGGIVEGVSKTVLSLRTTVAQQSCYLLKELPEGLGAVFDNFVEFLLPILGKMSGFTKKLIADRSQTAVTSIITHTTVHPRIFINHIASGIQEKNVQTRAYSANHLKTFLIVHASHAKHQIDATSGLSDTLDGAFRKALADVNPGVREVARQVFWRYYEVWRSKAEVLMNSLDGQARKQLEKANPRTAPSPMPTYPSSSTRSAPSSATTKPPSKKMDLKAMLAERRRAVKEAGKRAQETNAGSPRVVSNPVSASPGVQHASVTGLPRSSSAVGLARHIESSSPSPVRSPTPSSSVTRTRPSPSPKPTQFPIQTKIEVDSPLRSRSTSLTPDLARSPPKLPSPPLSSGLGLGESPLRQVSTYHGRHSVGEGRRAISEFVEVAGNNAESEADVLTLKEEQKSGDEGNTDQELPPAVQDEVEQVEQSQQLEPELEQPESQQDNAFSISTFGHAPSTPIRSIAIPTTTPLPNSRNRNIDREKIISSRPNSEAFQTPLNPKTSALRSSGDIRSPAWKDSPRPEAVTPQMMQKLKERRHERSWWVKRQELLEKASPLKSLAPSPSSAILPDIEALESGAPTLKNLQKIALFCNSHPVRPESIVEEDEEERGAFEGEKRVWEGLFDRVMDGLIDFLRPDKDKELLEQGLVVLWEIVQHQWPLVDGTQRLCHGLFRLRESRDAVVLESTNALISLLVQISDPMLLLFNLRSSLDRFLTRHPAPSSSSTDSSDPMTSALSQLSLSSSKESPEKMTRNSGYLFGLTSIGMCVLRLSAPVVVSEGPKLGQIVMEAITDPSSIIRQAAYSLLLAIQCVTHDSRKTLAFVPAMLQGQKDLAVHYMAQNGILEQIGLHKKATCEGETEREDDRDNMTGELTGLMSRGVIRE; from the exons ATGCCTAAAACACTAACAGAATCCGAGATAGAGGCCACTCTCGCGAAGCTTAAAGCAGCAG ATCCCGACAAGAAAGTCGACATCATACAGTTCTTTGGGTTGCAgcttgaagatgtagaAGAG CTTCCAGCAAATGTTATTgaccccttcctcctcatttTACCTCCTCTCATCCGTACACCCCACTCCCTTTTGCTATCCTCCgttctctcttcctttctcccatacttcctccctctcatTCCTAAGCATCCCACGACCCATTTACGCCTAGCACTCCTTCAGGTTCTTCCGGCCCTACTGGAAAAACTCAATGACGCAAAAGAGAGAATACACTCGGCAGCGAGCAATGCGATCGTCATCCTTGGGGAACTGAGTTGGGAAGCCGAACCGCCTGTGCCAGCCTCGAACCTCAATTCTAGTGGCAGTCTAAAGGCTGGAAGTCTATCATCAAGTACGACCACCAAATCGAAACCTCACGAAACGCTTCCTCATTTATGGGAAAGACACCTGAAAGATGTGCTTCAAGGCAAAGCTTGGCGGTCGAAAGTGGAGGGTATGAAGGTGTTAACAAAGGTGAGAAGTAAAGAAGGTGCGAAGATGGGGCTTAAGGCATGGCTAGGGATTTTAGTAGATCTGTTGGAGGACGGAGATGGGAATGTTAGGGATCAAGCCAGGGAG ACTGTCGTTGAGCTCTTATCGCCCTCATCGACCCCACCCGCTGCTCGATCAGAATTCAAAAGGCTGCTAGTCGCGAGAAATGTACGAAAGACCATAGCAGATGATATCATTACACGTATTCTTAGTGGTGAAGGGTCTGACCGTTCGACTCCTGCCGTTGTGAATCCTGAAGTGGGTAAGGAGGAAGGTGCTAGTAAGTCAGGAGCGGCTACTCCTGCTCTTTCACAAGCagatgatgtggatgtCGTCTAT ATCGCTTCTCCGCAAGACCTCGAGAGGGAATTCCACTCCATGTTGCCTTTCTTTGAGGGTAAAGAGACTGAAGAAAACTGGGCGccaagagaaagaagcatCGTTCGCATACGAGGTATGATGAAAGGACAAGCACATGTCAAGTATCAGGCTGCTTTCATAGCCGGATTGAAGGGTGGCATTGTGGAAGGAGTGTCGAAAACT GTACTAAGTCTGAGGACAACAGTGGCACAACAAAGCTGTTACCTTCTCAAAGAGCTTCCAGAAGGTTTAGGTGCGGTGTTCGACAATTTTGTCGAATTCCTCTTACCTATATTGGGAAAGATGTC GGGCTTTACCAAAAAGCTCATCGCCGATCGCTCCCAAACCGCCGTAACATCTATTATTACTCACACTACCGTTCATCCTCGTATCTTTATCAATCACATCGCTTCCGGAATCCAAGAAAAAAATGTCCAGACTCGTGCCTACTCAGCCAACCACCTCAAAACATTCCTAATTGTCCATGCTTCACATGCCAAACACCAAATCGACGCGACGTCAGGTTTGAGTGATACGCTGGATGGCGCATTCAGGAAAGCATTGGCAGACGTAAACCCGGGTGTGAGAGAAGTGGCAAGGCAAGTATTCTGGAGGTATTACGAAGTATGGAGAAGCAAAGCAGAAGTCTTGATGAACAGTCTGGATGGGCAGGCGAGGAAGCAGCTCGAGAAAGCTAATCCGAGAACGGCGCCTTCCCCTATGCCTACCTacccctcttcatcaactaGAAGTGCCCCAAGCTCTGCAACTACAAAGCCCCCATCTAAAAAGATGGACCTCAAGGCGATGCTTGCAGAAAGGAGGCGAGCTGTGAAAGAAGCTGGCAAGCGAGCGCAAGAGACGAATGCAGGGTCTCCTAGAGTGGTGTCGAACCCAGTGTCTGCTTCACCGGGTGTTCAGCACGCTTCTGTCACGGGTCTACCAAGATCGAGCTCTGCTGTGGGGCTTGCAAGACATATCGAATCTTCCAGCCCTAGCCCCGTTCGTTCACCCACACCTAGTTCATCGGTTACTCGCACCAGAccttcaccctctcccAAACCTACTCAGTTCCCTATCCAGACGAAGATCGAGGTCGACTCGCCCCTGCGATCGCGATCGACAAGCCTTACGCCTGATTTGGCAAGGAGCCCACCCAAATTACCGTCTCCACCTTTGAGTTCGGGTTTGGGATTGGGCGAATCCCCGTTAAGACAGGTCTCGACTTATCATGGACGCCATTCagttggggaaggaagaagagctaTATCCGAATTTGTAGAGGTGGCTGGAAATAATGCTGAGTCTGAAGCTGACGTACTTACgctgaaagaagaacaaaaatCTGGAGATGAGGGTAATACAGACCAGGAACTTCCTCCAGCGGTGCAGGATGAAGTGGAGCAGGTTGAACAGAGCCAACAACTCGAGCCTGAATTAGAGCAACCGGAATCTCAACAGGATAATGCTTTCTCTATCTCGACTTTCGGTCATGCGCCATCAACCCCTATACGATCAATAGCAATACCTACAACTACGCCTTTACCTAATTCACGTAATAGAAACATCGACCGCGAAAAGATAATCAGCTCGAGGCCCAATTCTGAGGCATTCCAAACGCCGCTTAACCCTAAGACTAGTGCTCTTAGAAGCAGTGGTGATATTCGTAGTCCAGCATGGAAAGACTCTCCAAGACCAGAGGCAGTGACTCCTCAGATGATGcagaagctgaaggagaGACGACATGAGAGGAGTTGGTGGGTGAAAAGGCAGGAGT TACTGGAAAAAGCTTCGCCCCTCAAATCTCTTGctccatcaccttcatctgcCATATTGCCTGATATTGAAGCCCTGGAATCGGGCGCACCAACACTCAAGAACCTCCAAAAAATCGCACTCTTCTGCAACTCGCATCCCGTCCGTCCCGAATCAATTGTcgaagaggacgaagaggaaagaggagcgtttgaaggagagaagagagtcTGGGAGGGGCTGTTTGACAGGGTCATGGATGGCCTAATAGACTTTTTGAGACCAGACAAG GATAAGGAACTTCTTGAGCAAGGATTGGTTGTCCTCTGGGAAATCGTTCAACATCAATGGCCATTGGTCGATGGTACGCAGAGACTGTGCCACGGGTTGTTCAGGTTGAGAGAAAGCCGTGATGCCGTT GTGCTCGAGTCCACTAACGCTCTGATATCCCTCCTCGTCCAAATCTCTGACCCgatgcttcttcttttcaatctcCGTTCATCTCTCGATCGTTTCCTTACCAGGCATCCTGCTCCGTCCTCAAGTTCTACGGACAGTTCCGATCCCATGACCAGTGCTCTCTCACAACTGTCGCTCTCGAGCTCCAAAGAATCGCctgagaagatgacgaggaacTCGGGCTATCTATTCGGGCTTACAAGTATCGGTATGTGCGTGTTGAGATTATCGGCGCCCGTGGTTGTTTCGGAAGGCCCAAAACTAGGTCAGATAGTCATGGAA GCAATAACTGatccttcatccatcatccGGCAGGCTGCCtactctcttctcctgG
- a CDS encoding flavoprotein oxygenase, variant 2 — translation MEEYQPGRASRRRCLQNDDFRYCVSHLSEDRRVWTLKSMKSLQTPRPIAFVSSMGSDGKANLAPMSYFAAVCHNPPTIMISVAAGKLTDGLKDTSHNIKETKEFCVSIISEPFLEAANFTSIDAPYNVDEWALSGLTQRSSETVRPPHVAESAFTMECEVLHWYDLIGDKGKPTQAVVLGKIKRFQVKEFVLDPQDQMKILTEKLRPMSRLGGISYGRSTQMVEIPRPVWDQVKNTPEVKEALEQGPRKTEK, via the exons ATGGAGGAGTATCAACCCGGAAGAGCAAGCCGGCGGCGATGTCTACAAA ATGATGATTTCAGGTATTGTGTGTCGCATCTCAGTGAAGATAGGAGAGTATGGACGCTGAAGTCCATGAAATCTCTTCAGACACCCAGACCGATCGCTTTCGTCTCCAGCATGGGGTCCGATGGAAAAGCCAAC TTGGCTCCCATGTCTTATTTTGCCGCTGTCTGTCACAATCCTCCAACTATCATGATTTCTGTGGCAGCAGGGAAGCTCACTGATGGCCTAAAAG ACACCAGCCATAACATCAAAGAGACCAAGGAATTTTGCGTCTCTATCATTTCGGAGCCCTTTTTAGAAGCCGCTAACTTTACATCAATCGACGCACCATACAATGTCGATGAGTGGGCCCTCTCCGGCCTCACACAACGTTCATCGGA GACTGTGAGGCCGCCACACGTCGCCGAATCAGCATTCACTATGGAGTGTGAAGTCTTGCATTGGTACGACCTCATAGGAGATAAAGGAAAGCCCACCCAAGCCGTAGTCTTGGGAAAGATTAAACGTTTCCAAGTT AAAGAATTTGTATTGGACCCACAAGATCAAATGAAGATACTTACCGAGAAACTAAGACCCATGTCAAGGCTGGGTGGAATTTC TTATGGCCGTTCAACACA AATGGTAGAAATCCCTAGGCCGGTCTGGGACCAAGTCAAGAACACCCCAGAGGTGAAAGAAGCGCTGGAACAAGGTCCTCGAAAGACAGAGAAATAA
- a CDS encoding flavoprotein oxygenase: MLRPSMIIPNYSNQFLYPALYYILSSLEFPSIAEYRPTNPVKDRRFEQLDNSASTHTSSNRPRKMSRHPPFIEVEASRPEFDRNFTPVVTKTPNPRFKPGQGLNDLPCAGEFQPNDAKWRSINPEEQAGGDVYKMMISGITPRPIAFVSSMGSDGKANLAPMSYFAAVCHNPPTIMISVAAGKLTDGLKDTSHNIKETKEFCVSIISEPFLEAANFTSIDAPYNVDEWALSGLTQRSSETVRPPHVAESAFTMECEVLHWYDLIGDKGKPTQAVVLGKIKRFQVKEFVLDPQDQMKILTEKLRPMSRLGGISYGRSTQMVEIPRPVWDQVKNTPEVKEALEQGPRKTEK, translated from the exons ATGCTTCGCCCATCAATGATCATCCCAAACTATTCAAACCAATTCCTGTACCCAGCTCTGTATTATATTCTTAGTTCCCTGGAGTTTCCGAGCATCGCTGAATATCGACCGACAAATCCAGTCAAAGACCGCCGTTTTGAACAGCTTGACAACTCTGCAAGCACGCACACATCATCGAATAGgccgaggaagatgagtaGACACCCACCATTCATCG AGGTTGAAGCTTCAAGGCCAGAGTTCGACAGAAACTTTACGCCAGTAGTTACGAAGACTCCCAACCCAAGGTTTAAACCTGGACAAGGACTGAACGACCTG CCCTGTGCCGGAGAATTCCAACCGAATGATGCCAAATGGAGGAGTATCAACCCGGAAGAGCAAGCCGGCGGCGATGTCTACAAA ATGATGATTTCAGGTATT ACACCCAGACCGATCGCTTTCGTCTCCAGCATGGGGTCCGATGGAAAAGCCAAC TTGGCTCCCATGTCTTATTTTGCCGCTGTCTGTCACAATCCTCCAACTATCATGATTTCTGTGGCAGCAGGGAAGCTCACTGATGGCCTAAAAG ACACCAGCCATAACATCAAAGAGACCAAGGAATTTTGCGTCTCTATCATTTCGGAGCCCTTTTTAGAAGCCGCTAACTTTACATCAATCGACGCACCATACAATGTCGATGAGTGGGCCCTCTCCGGCCTCACACAACGTTCATCGGA GACTGTGAGGCCGCCACACGTCGCCGAATCAGCATTCACTATGGAGTGTGAAGTCTTGCATTGGTACGACCTCATAGGAGATAAAGGAAAGCCCACCCAAGCCGTAGTCTTGGGAAAGATTAAACGTTTCCAAGTT AAAGAATTTGTATTGGACCCACAAGATCAAATGAAGATACTTACCGAGAAACTAAGACCCATGTCAAGGCTGGGTGGAATTTC TTATGGCCGTTCAACACA AATGGTAGAAATCCCTAGGCCGGTCTGGGACCAAGTCAAGAACACCCCAGAGGTGAAAGAAGCGCTGGAACAAGGTCCTCGAAAGACAGAGAAATAA
- a CDS encoding flavoprotein oxygenase, variant 1, whose product MSRHPPFIEVEASRPEFDRNFTPVVTKTPNPRFKPGQGLNDLPCAGEFQPNDAKWRSINPEEQAGGDVYKMMISGITPRPIAFVSSMGSDGKANLAPMSYFAAVCHNPPTIMISVAAGKLTDGLKDTSHNIKETKEFCVSIISEPFLEAANFTSIDAPYNVDEWALSGLTQRSSETVRPPHVAESAFTMECEVLHWYDLIGDKGKPTQAVVLGKIKRFQVKEFVLDPQDQMKILTEKLRPMSRLGGISYGRSTQ is encoded by the exons atgagtaGACACCCACCATTCATCG AGGTTGAAGCTTCAAGGCCAGAGTTCGACAGAAACTTTACGCCAGTAGTTACGAAGACTCCCAACCCAAGGTTTAAACCTGGACAAGGACTGAACGACCTG CCCTGTGCCGGAGAATTCCAACCGAATGATGCCAAATGGAGGAGTATCAACCCGGAAGAGCAAGCCGGCGGCGATGTCTACAAA ATGATGATTTCAGGTATT ACACCCAGACCGATCGCTTTCGTCTCCAGCATGGGGTCCGATGGAAAAGCCAAC TTGGCTCCCATGTCTTATTTTGCCGCTGTCTGTCACAATCCTCCAACTATCATGATTTCTGTGGCAGCAGGGAAGCTCACTGATGGCCTAAAAG ACACCAGCCATAACATCAAAGAGACCAAGGAATTTTGCGTCTCTATCATTTCGGAGCCCTTTTTAGAAGCCGCTAACTTTACATCAATCGACGCACCATACAATGTCGATGAGTGGGCCCTCTCCGGCCTCACACAACGTTCATCGGA GACTGTGAGGCCGCCACACGTCGCCGAATCAGCATTCACTATGGAGTGTGAAGTCTTGCATTGGTACGACCTCATAGGAGATAAAGGAAAGCCCACCCAAGCCGTAGTCTTGGGAAAGATTAAACGTTTCCAAGTT AAAGAATTTGTATTGGACCCACAAGATCAAATGAAGATACTTACCGAGAAACTAAGACCCATGTCAAGGCTGGGTGGAATTTC TTATGGCCGTTCAACACAGTAA
- a CDS encoding RNA-binding protein with serine-rich domain 1, translating into MPSRGRSTTPKSLTPDRSPARSYLSRSRSPSRSRSRSPLPRKPSLRDADMGAPGGGQYKVVVVSGLSKNVMKGHLDEIFSEYGRITGIDLPLFKVSGLNKGKAAIEFDTPAAASKAVKCMDGGQLDGSFLNVQISEHPLPPPQAPSPRRRSLSRSRSRSPPARRRRSLSRSRSPSPRRGGRGPSYGRRRSYSRSRSPPRYRGGRDSFPGRNGYGPGPSGGRGGGGGRGGFSRGGGPLPPGGRDNGWRRERSPPVPVRKWGERGGPRRPSPEYGRGGRSISRSVSPRGPRGGARSRSPVKRRASVSRSRSPVRRRSRSRARSYSRGRSVSMSRSRSRSPPPRKRYSPSRSRSRSSTRSMSIDRSRSGTRSPRK; encoded by the exons ATGCCTTCAAGAGGCCGCTCAACGACCCCCAAGTCACTCACTCCAGACCGCTCTCCGGCCAGGTCTTATCTCTCTCGATCTAGATCCCCCTCTAGGTCCAGGTCAAGGTCGCCCCTTCCCAGAAAGCCTTCACTTCGAGATGCCGACATGGGCGCGCCCGGAGGTGGCCAATACAAGGTCGTCGTGGTGTCTGGATTGAGCAAGAATGTCATGAAGGGTCATTTGGACGAGATCTTTTCAGAGTATGGGCGGATCACTGGGATTGATTTGCCGTTGTTTAAAGTTT CTGGACTGAATAAGGGTAAGGCTGCAATTGAGTTTGATACCCCTGCCGCGGCGTCAAAGGCAGTCAAGTGTATGGATGGTGGGCAGTTGGATGGATCTTTCCTCAACGTTCAG ATTTCGGAAcaccctctccctcctcctcaagctccttctcctcgtcgtcgatCCCTATCTCGTTCGCGCAGCCGCTCTCCTCCCGCCCGTCGTCGCCGTTCACTCTCCCGATCTCGTTCCCCCTCTCCCCGCCGAGGCGGCCGTGGCCCCTCTTACGGACGACGCCGCTCATACTCTCGTTCGCGTTCGCCCCCCAGGTACCGTGGTGGACGAGACTCATTCCCTGGACGAAACGGTTACGGTCCTGGACCTTCTGGCGGTcgcggtggtggtggcggcCGAGGGGGATTCTCAAGAGGCGGCGGGCCGCTCCCTCCCGGAGGAAGGGACAATGGATGGAGGCGAGAGAGGAGTCCTCCGGTGCCTGTGCGTAAATGGGGTGAGCGCGGCGGGCCTAGGAGGCCGTCCCCGGAGTATGGCCGCGGTGGGAGGTCAATCTCGCGTTCAGTCAGCCCGCGAGGTCCGCGTGGTGGTGCGAGGTCGCGTTCGCCTGTCAAACGACGCGCGAGTGTTAGTAGGAGCAGGAGCCCCGTTAGGAGGAGGAGTAGAAGCAGGGCGAGGAGTTACTCTAGGGGACGGAGTGTTAGTatgagcaggagcaggagcaggtCTCCTCCCCCTAGGAAGAGGTACAGCCCCAGCAGGAGTAGAAGTAGGAGCAGCACCAGGAGCATGAGCATTGATAGGAGTAGAAGTGGCACCAGAAGCCCTAGGAAGTAA